The genomic stretch TTTTGTTGGGTGGGGAATAGCAGATGCCCATGATCAACTCGAAGCTTCCTGGCCTGCTATAAACAATAAAGACGGCGGTGGAGCTCGCCAAAACCGCCCTAGGCTGTCGATGCTGAAAGGGCTGATGGCTCCTACTTATTCCGGCTTGGGGCGGAAGGGTAGGGGCTGTGGAGTCTTTTAACCAATGCCCCAGGCCACGTAACCGATTCAACCTGGGCGTGGCGACATGTTAGAAAGCGTGATTTGGATTTTGCTGATGGGCTTTTTCGTCGGGCAAATGGCTCGACGGCTAAAGCTCCCCGCCCTGGTGGGCATGGTGCTGGTGGGTATTTTGCTTGGCCCCCAAATGGGCAATGTAATTAGCCCAGGGGTGTTGGCCGCGGCAGACGAGCTGCGCACCATTGCCGTCATGGTGATTTTGATGAAGGCGGGGCTGGGCCTCGATCGCGACAAGCTGGCCCAGCAGGGGTCGGTGGCGCTGCGGCTGGGGTTTTTGCCCGCCGCCTGTGAGGCGATCGCCATTGCCATTGCCGCTGTGTGGCTATTTCAGTTTGATTTTGCTACTGGGCTACTGCTGGGCTGTGTGCTGGGGGCTGAGTCACCGGCGGTGATTGTGCCTGCTATGCTACGGCTCAAAAGCTTGGGCTGGGGCGTTAAAAAAGGCATTCCCGACGCGATTTTGACGGGCAGCGCCCTCTCGGATGTGCTGCTGCTGCTGGTGTTTAGCCTGCTGCTGGCGTTTTTGACCCAGAATGCGATCGCGGTTACTCTACCCGGCGGTGTCACTCTGAGCCCGCTTCAGCTACTGCCGATTCAAATTATTGCCCAGATTGCCTTGGGGGTATTGCTGGGGTGGCTGACCGCTCATTTGCTGGTGTCGCTGCTGGCCCGGCAAAACTGGACCCAAAACGCAGTGCAGGATGCTCTGGTGACAGCGGGTTTCGCCCTGTTGCTGGTGGTGTTGGCAGAAGATTTTCCGATGTTTTCCGGCTATTTAGCGGTGATGACCGCTGGTTTTTTTCTAGTCGAGCTAGATGCTCCGCTGGCGCGACGGTTGCGAGGTGGCTTCGACAGCCTGTGGACGATTGCCCAGATCATTCTGTTTGTGCTGCTGGGGGCGAGCATTGAGCTCAGCGTGCTGAGTGATACGCTGCTGGTCGGCCTGCTGGTGCTGGCTATTGGCACCCTGGTGGGGCGATCGCTGGGCTGGTATCTGTCTACCCTGGGCAGCAACTGGACCGGTCAGGAACGGTTGTTTTTGCTGCCGGGAAATTCGGCCAAGGCTACGGTGCAGGCGGCGATCGGCGCAATTCCGCTGACCCAGGGGGTCGAGGGTGGCGAGATTATTTTGGCGCTGTCGGCCCTCTCAATTTTGGTGACGGCTCCCCTGGGGGCCTGGGCGATTCCTACCTTTGCCCCGAAATTGCTAGAGCGCGGCGAGGTAGACCCGACCAAGGTTTCGGTGGCCCGCGAGCTTACCCTGCTGGCAGCGGTGGATACGTCATCGCTGGCGACAGGCGTGCTGGCTAAAGCCGCCGAACTCGCCCGCCGCAGCGATGCCAACGTAGTGGTGTTGCACGTGGTGCGAGTTGACGATCCGGCGGTAGTGGAGGAGCTGCGCCAGCGGGTGAGGCAGTGTTTAGCCGACATTCGCCATCGGTTTATCACTACTTCAGGCTCGGTGCCGGAGGAGATTGTGCGGGCTGCCCAAGAGTGTGGCGCGGCTGAGATTGTAGTGGGCAAGCGCGGCGATCGCACCTCAGATAGGGTGCTGGTAGGTTCAGTGTGTCAGGCGGTGTTGGAAACCAGTCTGTTACCAGTTGTTGTGGTTGAAGACAGCGCCTTAGTGCTAGAAGATCGCTGAGTTAGGTACAGAAGGCATTTTAAGGCCGCAAAGTTACGCCAGATCTCGATTCAAATAGCCTCCAAACGTCTGGCGCTGGCAGTAGAGTTCTCCTCCAAACTGGGTTCACCCCATAGAAAGATAACCCTACCGATCTCGGTCGTTACAGTAGGGCCAGACTCTCAATAAGGCGGATATTTCGCTTAGATATTTTCCATGAAGAGTCTGTGCGTTGCAGTGCCAGGATGAGACCCCCTCAAATTGCTTTTTTAAGTGAGAAGGTGACCCTGATTTTTTCCTTTTTACGGCGCTTGCAGATTTTTGTAGAGCAAAAACAAGGGAATCTCTTCCAAGTCGCTCTCCAGGTTTAAGCCAGACCGGCGGCTAGTTTTGTGTATTAGAAACTCGGTTTAGCACAACGGTACGCTGCATTCGTAATTAGTTAAAAGGAGCAGAATCCATGACTATCACCCCTGACCAAATTCCTGCCCAGCACCAAGAGCGCACCCCTGCCCTAGAGTCAGAAATGGTGCCCCGGCCGCAGTATGACGACCCCAATTACAAGGGCAGCGGTAAACTGCAAGACAAAGTTGCCCTAATCACGGGTGGCGACAGTGGTATTGGCCGTTCCGTAGCGGTTTATTACGCCAAAGAAGGGGCCGATGTCGCCATTGTCTATCTCGATGAGCACGACGACGCTAAAGAAACTCAGCAGGCCGTGCAAGACTACGGCCGCCGCTGTTTGCTGCTTCCGGGCGATATTCGCGGTGAGGATTTTTGTCGTGAAGCCGTGCAAAAAACGATTGAGGAGTTTGGCAAGCTTGATATTTTGGTCAACAATGCGGCGGTGCAGTACCAAGAGCCTAGCCTCGATGACATTGATGCGGCCCGACTGGGGGATGTTTTTGCCACCAACATCTTCTCCATGTTTTACTTTGCTAAAGCGGCCACTCCTCACATGAAGCCGGGCAGCTCGATCATCAACACCACCTCGGTTAATGCCTACAAAGGCAACCCCAGCCTGCTGAGCTATTCCACCACCAAAGGGGCGATTTTGGCCTTTACCCGCTCCCTGGCTACCCCCATGTTAGAAAAGGGCATTCGCGTCAACGGCGTCGCCCCCGGCCCGATCTGGACGCCGTTTATCCCCGACGCCTTTTCGGACGATGATGTCGCCAACTTTGGCAAACAGGTACCGATGCAGCGGCCGGGCCAACCCAAGGAAGTCGCGCCTAGCTTTGTCTTTTTGGCCTCTGAAGATGCGTCTTACATGGCGGGTCAGGTGCTGCACCCCAATGGCGGCGTTGTGGTCAACGGATAGGGCAAAGCTAGTGGTAGATCGGATATAAACCCAAGGGAGATGTTGCGATCGCAGCCTCTCCCTTTATAGTGCTCTGGTTAACCCTGGGTTGGGCCAGCAATTGAGGCAAAGGCTATGGCTAATATTCCTGTCGAACCGAGTATTGACAGTACGCTGTGGCTGCTGCGCGACGGCTACAAGTTCATTGGCAACCGGTGCGATCGCATGGGGACCAATATTTTTCAAACCCGG from Nodosilinea sp. FACHB-141 encodes the following:
- a CDS encoding sodium:proton antiporter, producing MLESVIWILLMGFFVGQMARRLKLPALVGMVLVGILLGPQMGNVISPGVLAAADELRTIAVMVILMKAGLGLDRDKLAQQGSVALRLGFLPAACEAIAIAIAAVWLFQFDFATGLLLGCVLGAESPAVIVPAMLRLKSLGWGVKKGIPDAILTGSALSDVLLLLVFSLLLAFLTQNAIAVTLPGGVTLSPLQLLPIQIIAQIALGVLLGWLTAHLLVSLLARQNWTQNAVQDALVTAGFALLLVVLAEDFPMFSGYLAVMTAGFFLVELDAPLARRLRGGFDSLWTIAQIILFVLLGASIELSVLSDTLLVGLLVLAIGTLVGRSLGWYLSTLGSNWTGQERLFLLPGNSAKATVQAAIGAIPLTQGVEGGEIILALSALSILVTAPLGAWAIPTFAPKLLERGEVDPTKVSVARELTLLAAVDTSSLATGVLAKAAELARRSDANVVVLHVVRVDDPAVVEELRQRVRQCLADIRHRFITTSGSVPEEIVRAAQECGAAEIVVGKRGDRTSDRVLVGSVCQAVLETSLLPVVVVEDSALVLEDR
- a CDS encoding SDR family oxidoreductase, translated to MTITPDQIPAQHQERTPALESEMVPRPQYDDPNYKGSGKLQDKVALITGGDSGIGRSVAVYYAKEGADVAIVYLDEHDDAKETQQAVQDYGRRCLLLPGDIRGEDFCREAVQKTIEEFGKLDILVNNAAVQYQEPSLDDIDAARLGDVFATNIFSMFYFAKAATPHMKPGSSIINTTSVNAYKGNPSLLSYSTTKGAILAFTRSLATPMLEKGIRVNGVAPGPIWTPFIPDAFSDDDVANFGKQVPMQRPGQPKEVAPSFVFLASEDASYMAGQVLHPNGGVVVNG